A genomic segment from Syntrophotalea acetylenivorans encodes:
- the secF gene encoding protein translocase subunit SecF, giving the protein MELIKPDINLDFVGKRRMAVIFSAALILIGLVSLIAKGGPNYGIDFAGGTLVQVKFVEATTAKDIKVALKDLDLRGLTVQQFGDEPNEYLLRAQESSSKLEGLSQTIGGALDAVYGADQAEIRRVEMVGPQVGKDLRKKGLMAIFYAMIGILIYVTWRFEFRFAVGAILALLHDVVITLGIFSLSGKEIDLPIIAAFLAIIGYSLNDTIIVYDRIRENQGKHAKQGLEFLINRSINETLSRTILTSGTTLMVVLALFIFGGGVIHNFAFALLVGVLIGTFSSIFVASPLLIFWQNYRNRVKAKASA; this is encoded by the coding sequence ATGGAGTTAATCAAACCGGATATCAATCTCGATTTCGTCGGTAAACGGCGTATGGCTGTAATCTTCTCCGCAGCATTGATCCTCATCGGCCTTGTGTCGCTGATCGCCAAAGGCGGTCCTAACTACGGCATCGACTTTGCTGGCGGTACTCTGGTGCAGGTTAAGTTTGTCGAAGCGACTACTGCCAAGGACATCAAGGTTGCCCTGAAGGACCTCGATTTGCGCGGTTTGACCGTGCAGCAGTTTGGCGATGAGCCTAACGAGTACCTGCTGCGCGCTCAAGAGTCCAGTTCCAAGTTAGAGGGGTTGTCCCAAACTATCGGTGGCGCACTGGATGCGGTCTACGGTGCCGACCAGGCAGAAATTCGCCGGGTCGAAATGGTTGGACCGCAAGTCGGCAAGGACCTGCGTAAGAAGGGCTTGATGGCTATCTTTTACGCAATGATTGGCATTCTCATTTACGTCACCTGGCGTTTCGAATTCCGTTTTGCCGTCGGAGCTATTCTAGCCTTGCTTCACGACGTGGTAATTACCCTTGGGATTTTCTCCCTTTCGGGAAAAGAGATCGATCTGCCGATTATAGCCGCTTTTCTGGCCATCATCGGTTATTCCCTCAATGATACCATTATCGTGTATGACCGGATTCGCGAAAACCAGGGTAAGCACGCTAAGCAGGGGCTTGAATTCCTTATCAATCGCTCTATCAATGAGACCTTGTCTCGCACAATACTGACTTCAGGCACGACTTTGATGGTAGTGTTGGCTCTGTTTATCTTTGGCGGCGGGGTTATTCATAACTTTGCCTTTGCCTTGCTCGTCGGGGTGCTCATCGGTACCTTCTCCTCGATTTTTGTCGCCAGCCCTCTGTTGATCTTCTGGCAAAACTACCGGAACCGTGTCAAAGCCAAGGCTAGCGCTTGA
- the secD gene encoding protein translocase subunit SecD encodes MSKSIKVRGGIVLGCFLLSLISLAPTFFNESLPSWWQNAFDPIHLGLDLQGGMHLVLGVDAEKAVESRLDTIVDQSEGLLREQDVIFKRVDRRNGQRLTVTVYDEQAGGQVDGLMAENFPDLEAMTLSTEGGYIEKNYRLSDREVTRIKDYAVRQALETLRNRVDQFGVSEPTLQLQSGGRILIQLPGIKDPQRAIALLGKTARLEFMMVDEKVDPQQAVQGNIPAGSKLLYERRVDSRSGTVSEIPLVVKDKTVMTGDLLSDAQVRIDPRFNDPYVAMDFNAVGAKRFDQITAANVGKRMAIVLDDTVYSAPVIRERISGGSAQVSGSFTEQEATDLAIVLRAGSLPAPVEILEDRTVGPSLGLDSINRGRNSVLIGALAVLLAMGLYYRLSGVVANLALILNVFFVLAMLGMFKATLTLPGIGGIVLTIGMAVDANVLIFERIREELRIGKTARAALEAGYAKAFWTIIDANVTTLIAAVVLFQFGTGPVKGFAVTLSVGILASLFTAIFVSRLVFDFFLTRYDVKRLSI; translated from the coding sequence ATGTCCAAAAGCATCAAGGTGCGGGGCGGGATCGTCCTCGGCTGCTTCCTGCTATCGCTGATTTCTCTGGCGCCGACTTTTTTCAACGAAAGTCTGCCATCCTGGTGGCAGAATGCTTTCGATCCCATCCATCTCGGTCTCGATTTGCAGGGTGGCATGCACCTGGTGCTCGGGGTTGATGCCGAAAAGGCGGTGGAAAGCCGGCTCGACACGATCGTCGACCAGTCCGAAGGGTTGCTGCGGGAACAGGATGTGATCTTCAAGCGAGTTGATCGTCGTAACGGTCAGCGCCTGACGGTGACCGTTTATGATGAGCAGGCCGGGGGTCAGGTTGATGGCCTCATGGCTGAAAACTTCCCCGATCTCGAAGCGATGACTCTCTCCACCGAGGGCGGCTACATCGAAAAAAATTATCGGCTCAGCGATAGAGAGGTCACTCGCATCAAGGATTATGCGGTGCGCCAGGCCCTGGAGACTCTGCGTAACCGAGTGGACCAGTTTGGGGTCAGCGAACCGACCCTGCAATTACAGAGTGGCGGTCGAATCCTGATTCAGTTGCCAGGGATCAAGGATCCTCAGCGGGCTATCGCTTTGCTCGGCAAGACCGCTCGTCTCGAATTTATGATGGTTGACGAAAAAGTCGACCCTCAGCAGGCGGTGCAGGGCAATATTCCAGCTGGCAGCAAACTGCTCTATGAGCGACGGGTGGATTCCCGCAGTGGAACAGTCAGTGAAATTCCGCTGGTGGTTAAAGACAAGACGGTCATGACCGGCGATCTGCTGTCCGACGCTCAGGTGCGTATCGACCCCCGCTTTAATGATCCCTACGTAGCCATGGACTTTAACGCCGTTGGAGCCAAGCGTTTTGACCAAATCACCGCCGCCAATGTCGGTAAGCGCATGGCCATTGTTCTTGACGATACGGTCTATTCGGCACCGGTGATTCGCGAGCGAATTTCCGGTGGCAGTGCTCAGGTCAGCGGCTCCTTTACCGAACAGGAAGCTACCGATCTGGCCATCGTACTGCGGGCCGGTTCTTTGCCGGCTCCGGTTGAGATCCTTGAAGATCGTACCGTCGGTCCTTCTCTCGGTCTCGATTCTATCAACCGTGGTAGAAATTCGGTTCTTATCGGCGCCCTGGCGGTACTGTTGGCCATGGGCCTTTACTACCGACTGTCCGGTGTGGTGGCGAACCTGGCGCTGATCCTTAACGTATTCTTCGTTCTGGCCATGCTCGGTATGTTCAAGGCGACTCTGACCCTGCCGGGTATCGGTGGTATTGTTCTGACCATCGGTATGGCGGTAGACGCCAACGTACTGATTTTTGAGCGAATCCGCGAGGAGTTACGCATCGGCAAGACCGCGCGAGCCGCTTTGGAAGCCGGTTATGCCAAGGCATTCTGGACCATCATCGACGCCAACGTTACAACGCTGATTGCTGCCGTTGTGCTCTTCCAGTTTGGCACCGGTCCGGTCAAGGGCTTTGCCGTGACCTTGTCAGTGGGTATCCTGGCTTCGCTCTTTACCGCGATTTTTGTTTCCAGACTGGTATTCGATTTCTTCTTGACCCGCTACGATGTTAAGCGGCTGAGCATATAG
- the yajC gene encoding preprotein translocase subunit YajC: protein MVSEAFAFAGAAGGQQANNPYQGIIMLVLMFAIFYFLLIRPQQKKAKQQKEMIEALKVGDSIVTLGGIYAKVAAIQESVLTVEIATGVKIKITRNSVASVTKEQ from the coding sequence ATGGTATCAGAAGCTTTTGCTTTTGCCGGAGCAGCCGGTGGTCAGCAGGCCAACAATCCTTACCAGGGAATTATTATGCTGGTGCTGATGTTCGCCATTTTCTATTTTTTGCTTATTCGGCCCCAACAAAAAAAGGCTAAACAGCAGAAAGAAATGATCGAAGCACTTAAGGTCGGTGACTCGATTGTTACCCTTGGTGGCATTTACGCCAAAGTGGCCGCTATTCAGGAAAGTGTCCTCACCGTTGAGATTGCTACTGGGGTTAAAATCAAGATTACCCGTAATTCCGTCGCTTCGGTCACCAAAGAGCAATAA
- the tgt gene encoding tRNA guanosine(34) transglycosylase Tgt: MSQFGFTLLHTDPHSQARRGQIQTRRGTIETPVFMPVGTLGTVKGMLPETLKEEGAEIILGNTYHLFLRPGHELVARLGGLHQFMNWDRPILTDSGGFQVFSLGKLRKITEEGVRFQSHIDGSSHMLTPELSIAVQETLGADIIMAFDECIPYPSTRDYVASSTALSGRWARRCKEARRSDDGAALFGIVQGGMYADLRKQSAEELQEIGFDGYALGGLSVGEEAAAMYDMMEAALPLLPADQPRYVMGVGTPENLIEGVARGVDMFDCVMPTRNARNGVLFTNFGKVVIKQARYAEDPLPIDPDCDCYVCRHYSRAYLRHLYQNNEILAAMLHTRHNLHYYLGLMAGARDAIAAGRFTEYRQEFYRRRQPESAA, from the coding sequence GTGAGTCAATTCGGTTTTACCCTTTTACATACGGACCCCCACAGTCAGGCCCGGCGCGGCCAGATCCAGACCCGGCGAGGTACCATCGAAACGCCGGTCTTCATGCCCGTGGGTACCCTCGGAACGGTTAAGGGCATGTTGCCCGAAACCCTCAAAGAAGAAGGGGCCGAGATCATTCTCGGCAATACCTATCATCTTTTTTTGCGTCCGGGGCACGAACTGGTTGCGCGACTCGGTGGGTTGCATCAGTTTATGAACTGGGACCGACCGATCCTCACCGACAGTGGCGGATTTCAAGTCTTCAGCCTCGGTAAATTGCGTAAGATTACCGAAGAGGGGGTACGTTTTCAGTCGCATATCGACGGCTCCAGCCATATGTTGACTCCGGAGTTGTCCATTGCCGTTCAGGAAACCCTCGGCGCCGACATCATCATGGCCTTCGACGAATGTATTCCCTATCCGTCGACTCGTGATTATGTGGCTTCTTCCACCGCCCTGTCAGGGCGTTGGGCCCGGCGATGCAAAGAGGCCCGCCGTAGCGACGACGGAGCCGCTCTGTTCGGTATTGTCCAAGGGGGCATGTATGCCGATCTGCGGAAACAAAGCGCCGAGGAATTGCAGGAGATAGGATTCGACGGTTATGCCCTCGGTGGCCTGTCCGTCGGCGAAGAGGCGGCAGCCATGTACGATATGATGGAGGCTGCTCTGCCCTTATTGCCCGCCGATCAACCCCGCTATGTGATGGGGGTCGGCACGCCGGAAAATCTCATAGAAGGGGTGGCGCGCGGGGTCGACATGTTCGATTGTGTGATGCCGACCCGTAATGCGCGTAACGGGGTGCTTTTCACCAATTTTGGCAAGGTGGTCATCAAGCAGGCCCGTTATGCCGAAGATCCATTGCCCATCGACCCCGATTGTGACTGCTATGTCTGCCGTCACTACAGCCGGGCCTATTTGCGGCATCTCTACCAAAACAACGAGATCCTTGCCGCGATGCTCCACACCCGGCATAATCTGCATTATTATCTTGGTTTGATGGCTGGGGCGCGCGACGCGATTGCCGCTGGTCGTTTCACCGAGTATCGTCAGGAATTCTATCGACGCCGTCAGCCGGAATCCGCAGCTTAA
- the queA gene encoding tRNA preQ1(34) S-adenosylmethionine ribosyltransferase-isomerase QueA has product MHLSDFDFDLPEELIAQEPLAERTGSRLMVLDRATGNLTIGGFSDIVDHFRSGDVLVVNDTRVIPARLLGCKESGGKVEVLLVRRLAGKEETWICLTKASKGPRVGTRLLLGESLTATVVEGGEDPYKHIQFASEGDFLQQIEQIGRMPLPPYIRRDDSQLDKERYQTVFAQNAGAVAAPTAGLHFTPEILEQLRNKGVEIHPLTLHVGIGTFLPVRVDNIREHRMHEEHFTVPATTAEAVNLARAAGRRIFALGTTSTRTLEYAVDDQGRLQAGSGACDLFIYPGYRFRTVDAMLTNFHLPRSTLLMLVSAFAGREAVLAAYRRAVAEGFRFFSYGDCMLIL; this is encoded by the coding sequence ATGCACCTAAGCGATTTCGATTTTGATCTACCTGAAGAACTGATAGCCCAAGAGCCTCTGGCCGAACGGACCGGGTCTCGATTGATGGTCCTTGATCGCGCCACCGGTAACCTGACCATTGGCGGCTTTAGCGATATTGTTGACCACTTCAGGTCCGGCGATGTGCTGGTGGTCAACGATACCCGGGTTATCCCTGCGCGACTTCTTGGTTGCAAGGAATCCGGTGGTAAGGTCGAGGTGTTGCTGGTGCGACGCCTTGCAGGGAAAGAGGAAACCTGGATTTGTCTGACCAAGGCCTCTAAGGGCCCTCGAGTCGGAACCCGGTTGCTGCTCGGCGAGTCTTTGACCGCTACGGTCGTAGAAGGCGGCGAAGACCCGTATAAACATATTCAATTCGCCTCTGAAGGCGATTTCCTGCAACAGATCGAGCAGATTGGACGCATGCCGCTGCCGCCCTACATTCGCCGGGATGACAGTCAGCTCGATAAAGAACGCTATCAAACTGTTTTTGCCCAGAATGCCGGAGCGGTTGCCGCGCCCACTGCCGGGCTGCACTTTACGCCGGAGATTCTGGAACAGTTACGGAACAAAGGGGTGGAGATTCATCCCCTGACCCTGCATGTCGGGATCGGTACTTTCCTGCCGGTGCGCGTTGACAATATCCGCGAGCACCGTATGCACGAAGAGCATTTCACCGTTCCTGCTACCACGGCGGAGGCGGTCAACCTGGCCCGTGCTGCCGGTCGCCGGATTTTTGCCCTGGGTACCACCAGTACCCGAACGCTGGAATACGCCGTCGATGATCAGGGCCGGTTACAGGCTGGATCGGGCGCCTGCGATCTGTTTATTTATCCTGGCTATCGCTTTCGCACCGTCGATGCCATGCTGACCAATTTTCATCTGCCGCGCTCGACCCTGCTGATGCTGGTTTCGGCCTTTGCCGGCCGTGAAGCGGTATTGGCGGCTTATCGACGGGCAGTTGCTGAGGGTTTTCGTTTTTTTAGCTATGGCGACTGCATGCTAATTCTATAA
- a CDS encoding DUF2065 domain-containing protein has product MELLLTVVGLLLVIEGIPWFLSPRRFKALLLSVVEADDFFLRFGGFVAMFLGLLLVYLAHF; this is encoded by the coding sequence ATGGAACTTTTATTAACGGTCGTCGGCCTGCTACTGGTGATTGAAGGGATTCCCTGGTTTTTGTCCCCCCGCCGTTTCAAGGCCCTGCTGTTGAGTGTAGTCGAAGCCGATGACTTCTTTTTGCGGTTCGGCGGGTTTGTTGCCATGTTTCTCGGATTACTCTTGGTCTATCTGGCACACTTTTAA
- a CDS encoding YgiQ family radical SAM protein, with protein MDRKTFLPVCRQDMEKRGWDQLDVLFVSGDAYVDHPAFGVPLLARLLEAEGYRVGILAQPDWKTPQAFQVMGRPRLFAAVSAGAMDSMVNHYTAAKKQRRNDAYTPGGRSGSRPNRAVIAYTSALKGAFKGLPVIIGGIEASLRRLAHYDYWSDSVRRSLLVDSKAGLLLFGMAETALLELTRRLADGEEIENIRDLRGSALLCSERPVEGVEIPSFEAVVDDTAAFNESFRLAAGESNPYNARPLLQRHGSRWLLVNPPPLPLDQSRLDRLYALPFQRRPHPDYKETIPAFEQIRHSVTSHRGCFGGCAFCAIAQHQGKFIQSRSEQSICREVQQLVSDEGFRGTVSDVGGPSANMYGMSCGNAEARRQCRRDGCLFPEPCPHLKADDSAAVHLLKRLRAIKGVRHLFIASGVRLDLLEKQPRYQRQLIADHVSGLLKVAPESLCAELTRIMRKPGPEVFETFLARFREQSQACGKRQSVVPYLIAGHPGSTLEQMVETALVLRRLGLQVEQVQEFTPTPGTLSSCLYHTGCDPFSGEPVHVPRSDRERRLQKALLLAHLPENRSAVKEALKRCGRESEEALLLGRHGTNHRPGRQRRGRSLDRGKGKA; from the coding sequence ATCGACCGTAAAACATTTCTGCCTGTCTGCAGGCAGGATATGGAGAAGCGTGGCTGGGATCAACTCGACGTTTTATTCGTTTCCGGTGACGCTTACGTGGACCATCCCGCGTTTGGTGTGCCGCTTCTGGCCAGGCTGCTTGAGGCGGAGGGGTACAGAGTCGGTATTTTAGCCCAACCCGACTGGAAAACCCCCCAGGCGTTTCAGGTCATGGGTAGGCCCCGTCTGTTTGCCGCTGTTTCTGCCGGGGCCATGGACTCCATGGTCAACCATTATACGGCTGCGAAAAAACAGCGTCGCAACGATGCCTACACCCCCGGCGGACGCAGCGGATCCCGCCCCAATCGTGCGGTGATCGCCTATACCTCGGCTCTCAAGGGAGCCTTCAAGGGGCTACCGGTAATCATCGGCGGGATTGAGGCCAGTCTGCGCCGTCTGGCTCACTACGATTATTGGTCCGATTCCGTACGTCGCTCCCTGTTGGTCGACAGCAAGGCCGGTCTGCTGCTTTTCGGCATGGCCGAAACGGCTCTGCTGGAATTGACCCGCCGTTTGGCTGACGGAGAGGAGATAGAAAACATTCGTGATCTGCGTGGCAGTGCGCTGTTATGCAGTGAACGGCCTGTTGAGGGAGTTGAGATCCCTTCCTTTGAAGCGGTAGTGGACGACACGGCCGCATTCAACGAATCCTTTCGTCTCGCTGCCGGTGAGAGCAATCCCTACAACGCCCGTCCGCTGTTGCAGCGTCATGGCTCTCGCTGGCTATTGGTGAATCCGCCACCGCTGCCCTTGGATCAATCCAGACTTGACCGCCTCTACGCTTTGCCTTTTCAGCGCAGGCCCCATCCAGACTATAAAGAGACCATACCCGCTTTTGAGCAGATTCGTCATTCGGTGACCAGTCATCGCGGCTGCTTCGGCGGCTGTGCTTTTTGTGCTATTGCTCAGCATCAGGGTAAATTTATTCAATCCCGATCCGAACAGTCGATTTGCCGGGAAGTGCAGCAACTTGTCTCCGATGAGGGTTTTCGCGGGACGGTCAGCGATGTCGGCGGACCGAGCGCCAACATGTACGGTATGAGCTGCGGTAACGCCGAAGCACGCCGCCAGTGCCGACGGGACGGTTGCCTTTTTCCCGAACCCTGTCCCCATTTGAAAGCTGATGACAGCGCCGCAGTGCATTTGCTCAAGCGTTTGAGGGCGATTAAGGGGGTCCGCCATCTTTTTATTGCTTCCGGAGTGCGCCTCGATCTGTTGGAAAAACAGCCCCGCTACCAGCGGCAACTCATTGCCGATCATGTCAGTGGGCTGTTGAAGGTCGCACCCGAATCCTTGTGCGCTGAATTGACCCGTATTATGCGCAAACCCGGGCCGGAGGTCTTCGAGACGTTTCTGGCCCGTTTTCGTGAGCAAAGCCAGGCTTGCGGAAAACGCCAGAGCGTTGTGCCTTATCTGATCGCAGGCCATCCCGGTTCGACCCTGGAGCAGATGGTCGAAACGGCTTTAGTGCTGCGCCGATTGGGGTTGCAGGTCGAGCAGGTGCAAGAATTTACACCGACGCCGGGGACTTTATCCTCCTGTCTTTATCACACCGGCTGTGATCCCTTTAGCGGCGAGCCAGTTCACGTGCCCCGTTCCGATCGAGAGCGTCGGTTGCAAAAAGCTCTGTTGCTCGCCCATCTTCCGGAGAATCGCTCTGCGGTAAAGGAAGCATTGAAGCGCTGTGGTCGTGAATCCGAAGAGGCTCTTTTGCTTGGGAGGCACGGGACGAATCACCGGCCCGGTCGTCAGCGGCGAGGCAGGTCTCTTGACAGAGGTAAGGGCAAGGCATAA
- a CDS encoding DUF6485 family protein, which produces MGCIGEQSFDHCTCTYTACDKRGRCCECVIYHRGKGEVPGCFFSPDGERSYDRSLKNLCKDGGC; this is translated from the coding sequence ATGGGTTGTATCGGAGAACAGAGTTTCGATCATTGTACCTGCACCTACACTGCGTGCGATAAGCGGGGCCGTTGCTGCGAGTGTGTGATTTATCATCGCGGCAAAGGGGAGGTGCCTGGCTGTTTTTTCTCCCCTGACGGTGAGCGCAGTTATGATCGTTCCTTGAAAAACCTGTGTAAGGATGGCGGCTGCTGA
- the argC gene encoding N-acetyl-gamma-glutamyl-phosphate reductase — MIQVAIVGASGYTGVELLRLLINHPQVEITCVTSRQNAGSPISSVFPSLLGRSDLVFDPVDVELIASRAKVIFTALPHKAAMAVVPDLLKAGCKVVDLSADYRLKDAAVYEQWYQPHTSVDLLAEAAYGLPELYREQIQEARLVANPGCYPTSVALGLAPLVQGGLIDLSSLIIDSKSGTSGAGRSAKVGSLYCEVNEGFKAYGVASHRHTPEIEQTLGQLSGKPVSISFTPHLLPVNRGILSTCYATLTDKHATGELIELYQQHYRNEPFVRVHPEGELPNVAYVRGSNYCNIGLVSDSRTGRVIVVSVIDNLLKGAASQAVQNMNLMLGLEEGCGLQDLPLFP; from the coding sequence ATGATCCAGGTTGCCATCGTCGGAGCCAGCGGTTACACCGGTGTCGAGTTGCTGCGGCTGCTCATCAACCACCCCCAGGTTGAAATCACCTGTGTTACCTCCCGGCAAAATGCCGGTTCCCCCATCAGCAGTGTTTTTCCCTCGCTCCTCGGTCGCAGCGATCTGGTCTTTGATCCCGTCGATGTCGAGCTGATTGCTTCCCGGGCCAAGGTGATCTTCACCGCCTTGCCGCACAAGGCGGCCATGGCGGTTGTTCCCGATCTGCTCAAGGCCGGTTGCAAGGTCGTTGATTTGTCTGCCGACTATCGTCTCAAGGACGCCGCAGTTTACGAACAATGGTACCAGCCCCATACCAGTGTTGATTTGCTGGCTGAGGCCGCTTACGGCCTACCGGAACTTTACCGGGAGCAGATCCAGGAGGCACGGCTGGTGGCGAATCCCGGTTGCTATCCTACCAGTGTGGCCTTAGGTCTGGCACCGCTGGTTCAGGGTGGTCTTATCGACCTGTCCAGCTTGATTATAGACAGCAAGTCAGGTACCAGTGGTGCCGGACGCTCGGCCAAGGTCGGGTCCCTCTACTGTGAGGTTAATGAAGGCTTTAAGGCTTACGGTGTCGCCAGCCACCGGCACACGCCAGAGATTGAACAGACCCTTGGTCAGCTCTCCGGTAAACCGGTTTCCATATCCTTCACTCCGCATCTTTTACCCGTCAATCGCGGTATCCTGTCGACCTGCTATGCAACCTTGACCGACAAGCATGCGACAGGTGAACTGATTGAACTCTATCAGCAACACTATCGCAATGAACCTTTTGTCCGGGTTCATCCTGAAGGCGAACTTCCCAATGTTGCTTACGTGCGGGGCAGCAACTATTGCAACATCGGTCTGGTGAGTGATTCTCGTACCGGTCGGGTTATTGTTGTCTCCGTTATAGATAATCTGCTTAAGGGAGCAGCCAGCCAGGCGGTACAGAACATGAACCTGATGCTTGGATTGGAAGAAGGGTGCGGTCTTCAGGACTTGCCTCTGTTTCCTTGA
- the rpsI gene encoding 30S ribosomal protein S9: MAEQRFYATGKKKTSVARVWVKPGTGQIVVNRRPLDEYFGRATSKMIVCQPLELTENTGKFDISVNVSGGGPSGQAGAIKHGITKALLAVNPELRGVLKKAGFITRDSRIKERKKYGRKAARASFQFSKR, from the coding sequence ATGGCAGAACAGAGGTTCTACGCGACCGGCAAGAAGAAGACTTCCGTGGCCCGGGTCTGGGTCAAGCCCGGTACCGGTCAAATCGTCGTCAATCGCCGGCCCCTCGACGAATATTTCGGGCGCGCCACATCGAAAATGATCGTGTGCCAGCCCCTCGAGCTTACCGAAAACACCGGCAAGTTTGATATCAGTGTCAATGTCAGCGGTGGTGGTCCTTCCGGTCAGGCCGGCGCTATCAAGCACGGCATTACCAAGGCCCTGCTTGCGGTTAATCCCGAGTTGCGAGGCGTCCTCAAGAAGGCCGGCTTCATCACTCGTGACAGCCGCATCAAAGAACGTAAGAAATACGGTAGAAAAGCTGCCCGCGCAAGTTTCCAGTTCTCCAAGCGTTAA
- the rplM gene encoding 50S ribosomal protein L13, which produces MSTQVAKKAEVTRNWFVVDLEGKVLGRTATEIARVLRGKHKAIYTPSVDTGDYVIVLNADKLKLTGNKMDDKKYYHHTGYPGGIRSINAAKLLEKKPEDLVKKAVRGMLPKNTLGREMLKKLKVYAGTDHPHAAQQPKELVI; this is translated from the coding sequence ATGAGCACCCAAGTAGCCAAGAAAGCCGAAGTGACCAGAAATTGGTTTGTTGTTGACCTTGAAGGTAAGGTCCTGGGCCGTACCGCGACCGAGATCGCCCGTGTGTTGCGCGGCAAGCATAAAGCCATTTATACGCCGAGTGTCGATACCGGCGATTATGTCATTGTGCTGAATGCCGACAAGCTGAAACTGACTGGGAACAAAATGGATGATAAGAAGTACTATCACCATACCGGTTATCCCGGCGGAATTCGTTCCATCAACGCCGCCAAATTGCTGGAAAAGAAGCCCGAAGATCTGGTCAAGAAGGCTGTCCGGGGCATGCTGCCCAAAAATACGCTGGGCCGTGAGATGCTGAAAAAGCTCAAGGTCTATGCCGGCACTGATCATCCCCATGCCGCTCAGCAGCCTAAAGAATTGGTCATTTAA
- the truA gene encoding tRNA pseudouridine(38-40) synthase TruA — protein sequence MRTIKFIIEYDGSDYVGWQRQPNGLSIQQVVEEALIQLLGQPARLFSSGRTDAGVHAHGMVAHLQTQQSLPLRAFRDGVNRFLPSTIAVQHVEEMPPSFHARFDARGKWYRYNIYQAPVRSPLHARTAWWLKTDLNLDAMKEAAALFVGRHDFGAFRTSGCAAKTTIREVFAVDLQGCERLLTIDVRGSGFLRNMVRMMVGTLVEVGQGKRSSKEIADLLAGRDGVGSAHTAPAHGLCLMEVWYDAPSGQ from the coding sequence ATGCGAACCATCAAATTTATCATCGAATACGATGGCAGCGATTATGTAGGCTGGCAACGCCAACCCAACGGCCTGTCGATTCAGCAGGTTGTCGAAGAGGCTCTAATTCAGTTGCTTGGGCAGCCGGCGCGTTTGTTTTCCTCCGGTCGAACCGATGCCGGGGTACATGCCCATGGCATGGTGGCGCATTTACAGACTCAACAGTCTTTGCCATTACGTGCTTTTCGCGACGGGGTAAATCGTTTTCTTCCCTCGACCATTGCGGTGCAGCATGTAGAAGAGATGCCGCCAAGTTTTCATGCACGTTTTGACGCACGCGGTAAATGGTATCGATATAATATCTACCAGGCTCCGGTTCGGTCCCCCCTGCACGCCCGCACTGCCTGGTGGCTGAAAACGGATCTCAACCTCGACGCCATGAAGGAGGCCGCGGCTCTTTTTGTCGGTCGTCACGATTTTGGGGCTTTTCGCACCAGCGGTTGTGCTGCTAAGACTACCATTCGAGAAGTTTTCGCTGTCGACCTTCAAGGTTGTGAGCGCTTATTGACTATCGATGTCAGGGGTAGTGGTTTTTTGCGTAACATGGTGCGCATGATGGTAGGAACTTTGGTCGAAGTGGGGCAGGGAAAGCGGTCTTCCAAAGAGATCGCCGACTTACTGGCCGGACGGGACGGAGTCGGTTCCGCCCACACCGCCCCGGCTCATGGACTCTGTCTGATGGAAGTCTGGTATGATGCCCCTTCAGGGCAATAA